The Anolis sagrei isolate rAnoSag1 chromosome 6, rAnoSag1.mat, whole genome shotgun sequence genome includes the window TTGAACCACCcactttttggtcagcagccctgccgccgcaagagtttaacccagcggtcctcaaaatttttaaacagagggtgaggtcacagtccctcaaactgttggagggccggattataatttgaagaaaaaaaaagaatgaattcttatgcacactgcacatatcttattggtagtgcaaaaaacagtttaaaacaatacaataattaagatgaagaacaatattaagaaattaaacttattagtatttcagtgggaagtgtggggctgcttttggctgatgagataggattgttgttgttgttgttgtgtgttttcaagtcgtttcagacttaggttgaccctgagcgagggctgggtaaatgaccttggagggctgtatccagcccttgggccttagtttgagaacccctggtttaaaccattgcaccaccgatATCTATCTACAGCAGACACatgcaaacttttttgccttggggccacattgtgggcCTGTGCTGGGTGGGACGCGCCCAAGAGAAAGAGGGCCTGGGAAAGGGCAGGGCTGGGGCAGGGCCTGGGTCTAACTCAGGTTGTCCTTGCATAAGAACGGGGCCCCTTGCCCCATCCTTATGTTGGGAGGAAAACGGGACAAGTGCCAACTGCGCCAATCCTCCCCGATTCTCCTCCCGTGATTTTAGGGCTGTCCTCTTgacattatgccaggaggagggcaagacaggcaACAGCCAAGAGAACTCTGGAGGGTTCTCAGCTGCTACGCACTTTCCTCAGGCTGTCCTTTCAGCATAAGGACGGGGTTGCTCATACCGTCCTTATCCCAGGAGGAAGGCTAGACACGCAGTGGCTGAGAGCGCTCCAGAGGactctcagccactgcatgtcTTCTTCCTCCATCCTTTCTGCTTAAGGACATCGTTTCTCAGCCTTccaaatgctgtgaccccttgacacagttccttgtgttgtgtgGACCCgtaaccataacattcttttcgtTGGTACTTTATAACTCTTATGAATCGttaagtaaatatctgatatgcaggatgtattttcattcactggaccaaatttggcaaaaatacccaatatgcacaaatttgaatactgatggggttgggagggggattgattttgtcattagggagttatagttgctgggatttatagttcacctacaatcaaagagcattccgaactccaccaatgatggaattgaaccaaacttggcacacagaactcccatgaccaacagaaaataatggaagagtttggtgggcattgacattgagtattggagttgtagttctcctacatgcagggagcactgtggtctcaaacaatgatggatctggaccaaacttggcatgaatactcaatatgcccaaatgtgaatttgGGCAAAagagaccttaacatttgggagttgtagttgctgagatttacagttcatctacaaacaaagagcattctgaaccccaccaacgatagaattgggccaaacttcccacatagaaccccatgactgacagaaaataccatgttttctaatggtctttggcagtggctctcaacctggggtctccagatgtttttggccttcaactcccagaaatcctaacagctggtaaactggctgggatttctgggagttgtaggccaaaaacatctggggaccccaggttgagaaccactggtctttggtgattcctctgacaccccctcacgatcccctcaggggtcccgacccccaggttgagaaacactggcataaggATGTCTGATCTACAGATTCTACTCACATATTTGACCTTTGTacataataggacttgagcattcacaggTTTTTGATGTGGGGTGGGGGaccaaaatgaaatacaaaggatGCACTATAGTTCTGTGCAAATATCAGTTACAGCCCCAtagagagagggaaaaacacTGCACAGATCTTGTAATGTCTGTTTTGAAAAGGTGGAAATCATGGGGATTCCAGATGTTGAACTGCATCTTCCAATATTCCCCCATTGTTGGCTAAGGGATGTGTGGGATTCGAAGTTttacagcaatggttctcaacctgtgggtccccaggtgttttggcctccaactcccagaaatcccagccagtttaccagatgttaggattgctgggagttgagggccaaaacatctggggattcacaggttgagaaccactgtcttacagCGTCTGCAAGGCCATGTGATCCCCATTCCTCTGTTCAAACGTGTCCATGCTATTTTCTGTCCTGTTAGGTACTTTCTGTCCAGTTAGGTACAAACCATAAAAACAAGTAATTCAGTAGAACACTCGCCTTCTGTGCTTCCCAAGAATGTGGCAATGGAGTGGTATTGAAAGATTGTAAACAAACTAAGGAACATTAAAACATGTGGGTAAATAATAAGCATTTTTTGCTCGACACTAAAAATATAGTGTTTTTGGTACCTGGccattttattgctttttctaAAAAGAGGAAAATGTGCAATTCAGGTGTCCTCATTGCAATGTAACACAAAAACAAATTTACAGTTTATTTCTAAATCTATTGCTAAAATTTGTCCTACAGAACAGCAGGTTAGATTTGGACCTTCTATTTTCCAAAACGCCTCCTCACCAATTGGGAAGGCGATCTATGATTGGTTGAGATATCCATGCAACACAGAAATCCTGGAGgagatttaaaaaagaatatatacttgagtataagccgacccaaatataagccaaggcccctaattttaccacaaaaaacttggAAAACGTATTGACAAGTctaagccgaaggtgggaaatgcagcagctactggtaaagataaaaataaaaacagataccaataattgttatatgttgttataagtttcctacttttctattacACCATTGTTCTCCTACTCTACATGTAcaaagttttattttttctttgtttctttcaccTCTTTTTCTTTTGACCCCCCAATCCCTAATCTTCCCTTTCTAcccttaataaaaataaatttgaaaaagaaatagataccaataaaattacattaattgaggcatttgtAGGTTaaatggcataaaccagtacaggtggtcccactggtcatcggcacactgggtgccgtgccaaaagatctcagccggcatttggaaacaataaacattgacaaaatcacaatctgtcaactggccaccttacttggatctgtacgcatcattcaaaaatatatcacacagtcctagatgcttgggaagtgttcgacttgtgattttgtgatatgaattccagcatatatatctcattcgctgtgacatactgtgttttggtgtcagaataataataataataataataataataataataataatgatgataataataatagggtaaaataatggaaatgtaataagaagagtaataataatatatgtaataataatatatgtaataataatgaagagtaaaataataactaataatactaaatagaataaaataataaatgtaataacaataatagagtaaaataataatagagtaatataataataataataataatagagtaaaataatggaaatgtaataataacagtaagaagagtaaaataagaaatgtaataataataaatagtgtaaaataataaatgcaataacaacaataataaagtaaaataatgtaaatgtaataataataaggagagtaaaataataaatataatagaaataataataataacagagtaaaataacaaataaccttgactcgagtataagatgcggggggctttttcagcatttataaagggctgaaaaacttggcttatactcaaggatCTACGGTAAGTGATTCTCTTATTTGCCTGGTACAATCAGCCTTCCATATGAATGGATCCAGCCattcacaacttgaaaatattcatccatacatacacacatatccttgccattttatatatgagATATcgttttattatgctattgtatACAGTGGGGCTTGGGCATCCATGGgcgtcctggaatcaaacctctgTGGATACAAGGGTTAGATTCCCGGGAGTCAGCATGATGTCatggttttgagtgttggactaggagtcTGGGAAACCCTCTGGATAActttggcaagtcacattttctcagcttcagtggaagaaaatggcaaacccactctgaacaaatcttcccaagaaaatccTGCGATAGGGCCAACATTTGGAAATGGCTTataggcacacaataacaacacaaaatAGATTCTGGACAGCGTTAATTCAACTACAGGTGTAAGTTAATTGTATCAGCAGTGAAGATGCTTTTGAAGAGTGTTGAACAAGCTGTGGGTTTGTCTGCTTGCTTGCCATGATCATGTGTGTGCATTTCTTAAAATTTCCTTCTCCATTCTGAACGctcagtgtttattattattaaagcgaGTTTCAGACATGTTTTCATTTTGCTTGGCACTTCGGTGATAGTTTTATTTCAGCTTCTTTGGTTTACTTGTCATTTATCTCAGTTTTAACCTGTTGTTATCTTTCTATCTCAATATGCTTAACACCTACAGTCCATTCCGCAACTTTGACAGCAGAGTTAATTTTCTGCACGATTTCCTGTGGCACTTTCTGTAAAAAAGAATTCTAGATACTTCTGCCAGTCCTTTGCttttttgcatatgtgtgtgcacgCACACATGTGCGCGTGCGCGCACACACAATCAATTTTCTTCTTGTATCAACCCTGACAAAAATCaccttagggtccttccagacaggccctatattccagaatctgatcccaggttttctgctttaaactgggttatatgagtccacattgctagataatctgggataaacagaaaacttgggatcagatcctgggatatagggcctgtctggaagggcccttagtcatcTCTATTTGCTGCTTTGTATTGTGATAGGCTTCAggagagataatctgggatatgtgTTCCTGATATTTAATTCAGAACAAGAGTGAAggtagtacagtgttcccttgctactttgcgatttgctttttgtggactcgctgtttctcGGGTTTTTGCAGCACTCGCTCTGCACATGCATAGTACGCCCGCCATTGGCCCGCAGCCCTGCCAGTGGTTGTCAATCCCAGCTTGTTTACCCTACTGGGACGCCAATGAAGCTTGGAGGTGAGGccgcctcccagtttatgaatggttgccgttgcccaaatcccgcctcctggcaacgatggagtgtgaaAAAGGGTTTCATCCTcccccctcgggagagaggcagccaatcaaggtGGCTGTGATTTACATAATGTTTCAAGGAACGTGTTCAttcataaaaaagagagagaggagatacaaaacAGTATTTAaatcacagccttatatccccttccttatagctaggaAAAAGAAAAGTGTGCAGTGCTTTTAAAtttctccttgcttctgcctTACTCTTGGaatactatatatatagagagagcgtccctactttgtggattttcacttatcgcgggtgatcctggaacataacacccacgataagtgagggaacactgtataccaaATATACAAATCATGTGTGATCTTAAAAATTAAGCAGGTTCAGGCCTGGTTAGTAGTTGAGTGGGAGACTGCCAAGGAATTCCTGGTGCCATAGGCTATATTTTAAAGAGATGCAATGGCAAACTACCCCAAGAGaccctatggcagtggttctcaacctgtggatccccagatgttttggccttcagctggtaaactggctgggatttctgggagttgtaggccaaaacacctggcgacccacaggttgagaaccactgccgtatGGAATCCATGGGGTCACACTATAATGTGATAACAAGGAAGAAGGCAAAGGTGTCCCATAGTTCATGGCAGCTCACAAGTAAAATGGTGGGCTTCAGCTGTTGTTTGTCAACACACGGTTTTTCAGAGGAGAGATTGCTTCAGCCACTGAGATTTTATACATTGCCTTCATTGTGCTTGCTAAGTGCTATTTATGAGCTGGCTCTGCATGAAGTATATTGAATTGCTGTTGGGTTCTTAGAAAGGCAATTCTCTTTGATTTAATTCTGCCATGTTCTTGAGAAATCAGATTACATTATTCTTGGGAAACAGTTCAGGAcaataactgtcttctctaggggAACAGTAGCCCTTAATTTCTAGTATCATACGAAAGGGATAACGGTCCTCTTAGGTAAACGTATGTTCCAGATTGGATAACAAGTTGGGAGATACATTTAGTGGGGTTTCATCCCAAATTCAGGTTGGTGTACATGAGTAGACAGGGGCCCTTTTCTTGCTACTAAAGCAgcagttctcagcctgtgggtccccaggtgttttggcctacaactcccagaaatcccagccagtttaccagctgttaggatttctgggagttgaaggccaaaacatctggggacccacaggttgagaactactgcactaaAGGCATACTTTCCTTCAGAGATGATATGTCAAGGGACAATGTATGCTTGTGAGCATGAGGACACAGTTGGTGTTGAATGAAATACCCTTCGTACATTTTCAATCTTATCAGAACCTGCTGAGATTTCTTACACTGACTAAACATGAGTTTTATACCTAAACCTTAGCCCTCTGGAGTTAGAACCTGATGCTGGACCCAAAAATGAAAAACCAGTGATTATTTAGATATGAGTAGATTAGTGTTACCAGAATCCTTAAGCAATGGCAAATCCTGGCTAAGCCTGAAGGTGCTCATGGTCCAATAATTGCATAGATTCCTCACTACTTTGTGCCAGGGACAAGAGATGAATAGCCTTCCACCTACTTTCACAATTTCCCCCAGTCCTCATTATTAGCCTTGCTGGGTAGGGTTAATAGGAGTTCCATTTCTATACCATCACACACCCCAAGATCAAGTTGCACATTGCTTATGGCCTCTTTTAACATGTCTCTGTTTTAATTCTTCTCCTTAGATATTTCTACAATGCCGGTAACCCGCTCAAAGTCGTCGTTCAATACTAACGCCCTGACTTCTCAACTGGGTATCATCCGCCTTTTGGAAGCTATTTTCACATGTGTCACCTTCAGCTTGGTGGTCCACCGCGGTGCCTGGTATGGCCGTAATGGCGACTGGTGCATGTTCTCATGGTGCATTTGCTTCGCCATCACCATTGTCATCTTGGTGGTGGAAGTTGTTGGCCTTCAGCACCGCATGCCAGTCTCCTGGAAAAACTTCCCCATCACGTTTGCCATGTATGCCACCTTGGTGTGCCTCTCCGCTTCCATCATCTACCCAGTAACCTTCATCCAGAGCCAAAGCCTTCCCCGTGAAGAGCGAGGATACCGCATTGCTGCCACAGTATTCTCTTGCCTCGCCTTCTTGGCTTACTCTACAGAGGTTACCTTAACCAAAGCCAAACCAGGAGAAGTCACTGGCTATATGGCCACTGTTCCCGGCCTGCTTAAGGTGGTGGAGACCTTCATTGCTTGTATCATCTTTGTCTTCATCAGTGATCCGGTTTCCTATGATCACCCGGAGGCTCTTCAGTGGTGCATGGCTGTCTACTGCATTTGTTTCATCCTGTCGTTGGTGGTTATCATTCTCTGCATTGGCGAATGCACCGGTTGGCTGCCCTGTCCGTTCAACAAGTTCCTGAGTGGCTACACTCTTCTGGCTGTGCTCATGTACGCAACAGCCACCATCATCTGGCCCATCTACAAGTTCGACCGGAAGCATGGGGGAATACCCTCCCGGCCAGGTTTCTGTAGAACATCTTCGTTCTGCTACTGGGACAAGTTTATTGCCATTGCCGTCCTGACAGCTGTCAATCTGCTGGTTTATCTTGCTGACTTGGTGTATTCCGCACGGCTGATCTTCATCCAAGAATAGATGTCTGGTGGCATCAAGAGTCAGGGCAGAGAAGGtcaagggggaggaaagaagaaaacttgGGGAGGAGAATAGCAAAGGATGGAGAAAGAAGTTGTATCCtgctttctccatctctttctgtgctcctctctttttcttccttactATGATCCTTCATGCTCTTGTTTCTgccatttccccttctctttttgtacattccttcccccccccccccttgtcatCCCTTTTTCATGCCCCATCTCATGCTTTTAGCTTGTTGTGCACTTAGTATTTTCCCATCACACACCAGAGGTTTGCATGAGGGCTCTTTCCCTATACGTATTATTGCCCTCCACTGTTTTTGGATTCACCTGTGCCTTCTTGTGTTTTACCAAAAATTGCGTAACTATCTGGGAACTTCATAATTTGGGATATGTTGCAGGTAGGGGAACAGAAACACAAGGTTCAAATTGACCATGCTCCTGGGACTGCTGTTCTTGAATGAAGGGGAGCCTCACAATATTTCATTTCCTATAACTTTGCATATTTGGACATTTTCTAAATCTGCCTTACACATACGTTGCTAAGTTCATAGAAGTTCTTTCCCTTccattgtatatatgttgcttcAGTATTCCTATTTTTCCATCACTTTTTGCCATTTGTGATAATTCTGTGCTGAGGCCACTGGGTTCTTCACTTAGAGAACATAGATAGAGGACTTATTCATATATGTTAGGGATAGGGGACCCTAAATT containing:
- the MYADM gene encoding myeloid-associated differentiation marker, whose translation is MPVTRSKSSFNTNALTSQLGIIRLLEAIFTCVTFSLVVHRGAWYGRNGDWCMFSWCICFAITIVILVVEVVGLQHRMPVSWKNFPITFAMYATLVCLSASIIYPVTFIQSQSLPREERGYRIAATVFSCLAFLAYSTEVTLTKAKPGEVTGYMATVPGLLKVVETFIACIIFVFISDPVSYDHPEALQWCMAVYCICFILSLVVIILCIGECTGWLPCPFNKFLSGYTLLAVLMYATATIIWPIYKFDRKHGGIPSRPGFCRTSSFCYWDKFIAIAVLTAVNLLVYLADLVYSARLIFIQE